One window of Micropterus dolomieu isolate WLL.071019.BEF.003 ecotype Adirondacks linkage group LG13, ASM2129224v1, whole genome shotgun sequence genomic DNA carries:
- the LOC123981833 gene encoding syntaxin-2-like, producing MTAESTINMEDIFKTVEEVRSLIEKISRQAEEVERRHGAILSTPNQDKSELELLDKETKKIATLVQAKLKSMQKDLPVDENRKSASVIQRIQKNQHSHLTRWFAEVMRGYHKAQITVREKCKAQIQRQLEIVDKVTTDEELEEMLHRDNLSIFISDVNPYARISSQALSEIESRHQDIICLESSIREMHEIFADTAMLLESQGELINNIEKNVMSAAEYVDTSKAETNKAVAYKKNPYKIASLPNFFKRNSASESATDQTPQT from the exons ATGACAGCAGAGAGCACAATCAACATGGAGGATATTTTCAAAACG gtggaggaggtgaggagccTCATTGAAAAAATCTCTCGTCAAGcggaggaggtggagagaaGACATGGCGCCATCCTTTCCACTCCAAACCAAGACAAGA GTGAGCTGGAGTTGCTGGACAAGGAGACCAAGAAGATCGCCACCTTGGTCCAGGCCAAGTTAAAAT caATGCAAAAGGACCTGCCTGTGGATGAGAACCGTAAAAGTGCATCAGTAATCCAGCGTATTCAGAAGAACCAG CACTCTCACCTAACTCGGTGGTTTGCTGAAGTCATGAGGGGCTACCACAAGGCGCAAATCACTGTCCGAGAGAAATGCAAAGCACAAATTCAGAGACAGCTGGAGATTG TGGATAAAGTGACTACAGATGAAGAGTTGGAGGAGATGCTGCACCGTGACAATCTATCAATCTTCATATCTGAT GTCAACCCTTACGCTCGGATTTCAAGCCAGGCTCTGAGTGAGATTGAATCTCGTCATCAGGATATCATTTGCCTCGAGTCCAGCATCAGAGAGATGCACGAGATATTTGCTGACACTGCCATGCTGTTGGAGAGTCAG GGGGAGTTGATCAACAACATAGAAAAGAATGTGATGAGTGCTGCCGAGTATGTAGACACGTCGAAAGCAGAAACCAATAAAGCAGTCGCATACAAGAAAAATCCATACAAGATAGCGTCTCTCCCCAACTTCTTCAAGAGGAATAGCGCTTCTGAAAGTGCTACAGATCAAACCCCTCAGACTTAA